Genomic window (Candidatus Polarisedimenticolia bacterium):
GCCGGGTCTGAGGCGATGTCGCGCCGCGCGCTGATTCTCGTGTCCGCGTCCCCCCGCCGTTCCCACCTGCTGCGCCAGGCCGGCCTCGACTTCAGCGTCCAGCCGGCCGACGTCGACGAGTCGCCGCTCCCCGGAGAGGCGCCCGGCGACCTGGCGGCGCGGCTGGCCCGCGCCAAGGTCCGGGCCCTGCCGGCGCCCCCGGGGCCGGCCCTGGCCATCGCCGCCGACACCGTCGTGGCGATCGACGGAACGATTCTCGGGAAGCCCCGCGATCCCGCGGACGCGCGCCGCATGCTCGGGCTGCTCTCCGGACGCACGCACCACGTGATCACCGCCGTCGCCCTGCGCGCCCTCCCGGAGGAGTCGCTCGTGAGCGAACGCGCCGAGTCGCTCGTGACGTTCGTGCCCATGACCGCGGAGGAGATCGCCTGGTACGCCGCGACCGGCGAAGGAATGGACAAGGCAGGCGCCTACGCGTTGCAGGGGATCGGCGCCTTGTTCATCGCCTCGATTGAGGGGAGTTACACGA
Coding sequences:
- a CDS encoding Maf family protein — encoded protein: MSRRALILVSASPRRSHLLRQAGLDFSVQPADVDESPLPGEAPGDLAARLARAKVRALPAPPGPALAIAADTVVAIDGTILGKPRDPADARRMLGLLSGRTHHVITAVALRALPEESLVSERAESLVTFVPMTAEEIAWYAATGEGMDKAGAYALQGIGALFIASIEGSYTNVIGLPLERLHPHLRRYGLIEPASSRRS